A stretch of Phoenix dactylifera cultivar Barhee BC4 chromosome 16, palm_55x_up_171113_PBpolish2nd_filt_p, whole genome shotgun sequence DNA encodes these proteins:
- the LOC103700907 gene encoding peroxidase 51-like: protein MGNLGLASLLFFLGICLLPQLGSAQLRQNYYANVCPNVESIVRNVVKTKFDETFVTVPATIRLLFHDCFVQGCDASVLIASTANNRAEKDHPDNLSLAGDGFDTVVKAKAAIDAVPRCRNRVSCADILVMATRDVISMSGGPSYAVELGRLDGLSSTADSVEGRLPQPEFDLVQLNTLFAANGLTQTDMIALSAAHTVGFSHCNKFANRIYSFSAGNPVDPTLNTTYASQLRAICPQNVDPTVAINMDPVSPRIFDNQYFLNLLQGMGLFTSDQVLFTDSRSRSTVNSWAQSSFAFQQAFVAAIAKLGRVGVKTGSGGNIRQDCAAFN, encoded by the exons ATGGGAAACCTTGGATTGGCCTCGCTGCTGTTCTTCCTTGGCATTTGCCTCCTTCCTCAGCTGGGCTCAGCTCAACTCCGGCAGAACTACTACGCCAACGTCTGCCCAAATGTTGAAAGCATCGTGAGAAACGTCGTCAAGACTAAATTCGACGAGACGTTCGTTACCGTCCCCGCGACCATTCGCCTCCTTTTCCATGACTGTTTCGTCCAG GGCTGTGATGCTTCAGTGCTAATTGCATCCACTGCGAATAACAGGGCCGAGAAGGACCACCCCGATAACCTATCCCTGGCCGGCGATGGATTTGATACCGTTGTCAAGGCCAAGGCGGCAATCGATGCCGTTCCACGATGCCGGAATAGGGTGTCCTGTGCGGATATCCTCGTGATGGCCACTCGGGATGTGATATCAATG TCCGGTGGGCCATCTTATGCGGTGGAATTGGGGAGGTTGGACGGGCTGAGCTCGACCGCGGATAGCGTGGAAGGGAGATTACCGCAACCGGAATTCGATCTGGTCCAGCTGAACACCTTGTTCGCGGCTAATGGACTCACTCAGACGGATATGATAGCACTTTCAG CCGCGCACACTGTGGGTTTCTCCCACTGCAACAAGTTCGCCAACCGCATCTACAGCTTCAGCGCGGGGAACCCAGTGGACCCCACCCTTAACACGACGTACGCTTCCCAGCTGCGGGCCATCTGTCCCCAGAATGTGGACCCCACCGTAGCCATCAACATGGACCCCGTCAGCCCCCGGATCTTTGATAACCAATACTTCCTTAACCTGCTGCAAGGAATGGGCCTCTTCACATCGGACCAGGTCCTCTTCACGGACTCCCGGTCCAGGTCCACCGTCAACTCCTGGGCCCAAAGCTCCTTCGCCTTCCAACAGGCCTTCGTCGCCGCCATCGCCAAGCTCGGCCGAGTCGGAGTCAAGACCGGCTCCGGTGGCAACATCCGGCAGGATTGTGCCGCCTTCAATTAG
- the LOC103700813 gene encoding uncharacterized protein LOC103700813, with product MEKFLRNYDHKERMKMAILKHEETFRQQVHELHRLYRVQKLLMSDMKNTKLKKQKHRRPHRPLNLELPAEEYIVNAEEEVMLDIEQESDVELTLAIGGSRKKRDGTPFTSESGTSFSSSSTESSGMKSRGLEWRLQQAQDINLGFPNERDGPFNVEEGMKQDGLKQPPWLVRCLSLKMA from the exons ATGGAGAAGTTTCTGAGGAACTATGATcacaaagaacgaatgaaaatggCCATCCTGAAGCATGAAGAAACCTTCAGACAGCAG GTCCATGAACTCCATCGCTTGTATAGAGTTCAGAAGCTACTGATGAGTGATATGAAAAATACTAAGCTGAAGAAACAAAAACACAGAAGGCCTCATCGGCCTCTTAATCTGGAACTCCCAGCAGAAGAGTACATAGTAAATGCTGAAGAAGAGGTGATGTTAGATATTGAACAAGAGAGCGATGTAGAGCTAACGCTGGCCATAGGAGGCAGCCGGAAGAAGAGAGATGGAACTCCTTTTACTTCCGAGTCAGGAACGAGTTTTTCCTCATCTTCAACCGAGTCGAGTGGGATGAAATCAAGAGGCCTTGAATGGAGGCTGCAGCAGGCGCAAGACATAAACCTTGGCTTTCCAAATGAGAGGGACGGTCCCTTTaatgttgaagaaggaatgaaaCAGGATGGGCTGAAGCAGCCACCCTGGCTCGTCCGATGTTTGAGCCTCAAGATGGCATGA